A section of the Venturia canescens isolate UGA chromosome 11, ASM1945775v1, whole genome shotgun sequence genome encodes:
- the LOC122418281 gene encoding uncharacterized protein, producing MNPPSLTASPCQIVYFHILSANDNDITKIGAKLNDEMFDCWIKPVHSSAMMKGFEEFEWRNSKLFFRNEELSAVNLKTGLKMFLEFLKSSPKPIILISHSAYAGTELLCHAIVKSGLKRVFDGLIVGCIDSMEIFNKPPFDRTRTEQLALDVLYQDLLGLHYTQKFYDVPYYLTVLEELITSLIPTDYLIRNSVPYEEFMTSEDETDGDEDDGMGRDEGDSSEDETGGNGNRNGDIRYCASFSYRFIPIDQYENRNGL from the coding sequence ATGAACCCGCCAAGTTTGACAGCCAGTCCTTGCCAAATAGTGTACTTCCATATTCTATCAGCGAACGATAATGACATTACAAAGATTGGAGCAAAGCTGAATGACGAAATGTTCGACTGTTGGATCAAGCCTGTTCATTCAAGTGCCATGATGAAGGGATTCGAAGAGTTCGAATGGCGGAATTCCAAATTGTTTTTCCGAAACGAAGAACTATCGGCAGTGAATCTTAAAACAGGTTTGAAGATGTTTCTCGAATTTCTCAAGTCATCACCGAAGCCGATTATACTCATTAGTCATTCTGCATACGCTGGCACAGAGCTACTTTGTCATGCGATTGTAAAGTCTGGCCTGAAGCGAGTGTTTGATGGTCTCATTGTGGGGTGCATAGATTCTATGGAGATTTTCAATAAACCCCCCTTCGATCGAACCAGAACAGAGCAGCTCGCATTGGATGTCCTATATCAGGATTTGCTAGGATTGCATTACACGCAAAAATTTTACGATGTCCCATATTATCTGACAGTTCTTGAAGAGCTTATAACCAGTCTCATACCGACtgattatttgattcgaaattcTGTCCCCTATGAAGAATTTATGACGAGTGAAGATGAAACTGATGGAGATGAAGATGATGGTATGGGCAGAGATGAAGGTGACTCGAGCGAAGATGAAACTGGGGGCAATGGTAATCGAAACGGGGATATTCGCTACTGTGCTAGCTTCTCTTATCGATTTATTCCAATTGATCAATATGAAAACCGAAACGGTTTATAA